A genomic region of Persephonella marina EX-H1 contains the following coding sequences:
- a CDS encoding cytochrome c-type biogenesis protein CcmH produces MEGMGHGGMWILWILGVLFLGAGFLAFIKYLFK; encoded by the coding sequence ATGGAAGGAATGGGTCATGGAGGTATGTGGATCCTGTGGATTCTTGGAGTTCTCTTTTTAGGAGCAGGATTCCTTGCCTTCATTAAGTATCTTTTTAAATAG